A region from the Rosa rugosa chromosome 6, drRosRugo1.1, whole genome shotgun sequence genome encodes:
- the LOC133716539 gene encoding uncharacterized protein LOC133716539, translating to MRGFRDALGYGDLLDLGFQGPQSTWWNSETQLRLDRAVCTPAWCDVYGHARLRHLPPSDSDHVPILLHASTAPLTTKKFRHRFKFEAYWLPNPECDEVVNTAWSRDVTGSLMYQVTQKISYTRLELDKWQKRAFKGRQMQMLGVRARLEELLDVHLTEEVVVEKWQLMGTLQQLLSQEESFWKQRSKVQWLKEGDSNTSYFHRKAANRRRKNSLRGLYNEDGEWCDDDEGLEKVVTSYFSTMFTASDIDFEAMSTTLEAIKPCVSQAMNEQLCAPYSQDEVKCALFQMYPTKSPGPDGMPPLFFQHYWDKIGGDITEAVHSFLQTGQLLKEINFTHICLIPKVDNPEYMSELRPIALCNVIYKICSKVIANRLKLILPSVISHFQSAFVPGRLITDNILVANEVAHFVHNKRDGSEGYMALKLDLSKAYDRMEWFFLRKLMERFGFNSSWIEMVMQCVSTVRYSFLVRGKPRGLVTPSRGLRQGDPLSPYLFLIGAEGFSALLQQKQEMGLLPGIEVCNEAPAVNHLLFADDSMLYANATLEDCYHIQDVIETYGRASGQLVNFDKSSVVFSKNVSEYMKGEVSSYLGVQVVASHEKYLGLPTYVGRKKTSTFQYIKDNLAKKLANWQGKMLSGAGKDILIKVVAQALPSYAMSVFQLTKNFCDDLEQMCARFWWGSTLDKRKIHWKTWKALCNPKEEGGLGFRSLSNFNNAMLAKQAWRVVTNPTSLVARIFKAKYFPDTSFWMTTPHDSPSFSWRSLFSTREFLRQSSYWQIGDGNTVNIWSDCWLPGVQDFKPMDNSIAANEVQQVSDLMIQAGLWNTSLIRRLFPLTEADAILSLPLSSRYVDDRVVWRLEKNGRFSVKTAYRFDFATSNARSPFHLSVGVALWKKLWKVNIPSSAKIHIWRVCHNILPSMERLESKMVVLDSQVCVLCSSAIETTLHLCRDCPFTKQILQSNGALSQVCFNPHTENCDILGWFSFCVQELSLMDLGDLIHLLWGVWKERNCRVWENKSLPACDVLIKSMTRLHAFRFYTLKMGIGRTARFARWSAPPLGWYKINVDGSFDHTTRNGGIGFVIRDHQGAFLAGGGRPLHGLLSPEHAEVLACDMAVQFAVDNGFVPAIMETDAQSVQRQLTKSDGSNVSLLGRLYDDLVLRLESHSNLKIVHISINANKVAHIMAARATTELQSFFYFSTSPVFLLAALAAETIPL from the coding sequence ATGCGTGGATTCCGTGATGCCCTAGGCTATGGAGACTTActtgatttagggtttcagggacCTCAATCTACTTGGTGGAATTCAGAAACACAGCTTCGTTTAGATAGAGCAGTCTGCACTCCGGCTTGGTGTGATGTTTATGGCCATGCTCGCTTGCGACATCTCCCACCAAGCGATTCTGACCATGTTCCAATCTTATTACATGCAAGTACTGCGCCTCTGACTACGAAGAAGTTTCGTCACCGTTTCAAGTTCGAGGCTTATTGGTTACCGAATCCTGAATGTGATGAAGTGGTGAATACAGCTTGGTCTAGGGATGTTACCGGTTCTCTGATGTACCAGGTTACACAAAAGATCAGTTATACTCGACTGGAATTGGACAAATGGCAGAAAAGAGCTTTCAAAGGTAGACAGATGCAGATGCTTGGAGTTAGGGCCAGGTTAGAAGAGCTTCTTGATGTCCATTTAACTGAAGAAGTGGTTGTCGAGAAGTGGCAACTGATGGGAACTTTACAGcaactactctcacaggaggaGAGTTTTTGGAAGCAGCGGTCAAAAGTGCAATGGTTGAAAGAGGGGGATAGTAACACTAGTTATTTTCACAGAAAGGCGGCTAATAGGAGAAGGAAAAATTCCCTTCGTGGTTTATATAATGAGGATGGAGAATggtgtgatgatgatgagggaCTAGAGAAAGTAGTTACCTCTTATTTCTCTACAATGTTTACTGCTTCAGACATTGATTTTGAGGCAATGAGTACTACTTTGGAGGCAATAAAGCCTTGTGTATCTCAAGCAATGAACGAGCAGTTGTGTGCACCATATTCGCAGGATGAGGTAAAGTGTGCTTTGTTCCAAATGTATCCAACTAAATCACCAGGACCGGATGGGATGCCTCCTCTATTTTTTCAACATTATTGGGATAAAATTGGTGGTGATATTACTGAGGCTGTGCATAGCTTTTTGCAAACTGGTCAACTCTTGAAGGAGATCAATTTTACTCATATATGTCTAATTCCAAAGGTGGACAATCCGGAATATATGTCTGAATTGAGACCTATTGCATTGTGTAATGTAATTTACAAGATTTGTTCGAAAGTAATTGCTAATAGGTTGAAGTTGATATTACCATCTGTTATATCACATTTTCAAAGTGCTTTTGTGCCTGGGAGATTGATCACAGATAACATCTTAGTGGCCAATGAAGTGGCTCATTTTGTGCATAATAAACGAGATGGCAGTGAGGGTTATATGGCTCTCAAGTTAGATCTTAGTAAAGCTTATGATAGGATGGAGTGGTTCTTTCTCAGGAAGTTAATGGAACGGTTTGGTTTTAATTCCAGCTGGATTGAGATGGTGATGCAGTGTGTCAGTACAGTGCGTTACTCTTTTTTGGTGCGAGGTAAACCGAGAGGTCTTGTAACACCTAGCAGAGGTTTGAGGCAGGGAGACCCGTTATCCCCCTATTTATTCCTCATAGGGGCTGAAGGGTTCTCGGCTTTACTTCAACAAAAACAGGAGATGGGACTTTTACCCGGCATTGAGGTTTGTAATGAAGCCCCTGCTGTTAACCATTTATTGTTTGCGGATGATAGTATGCTCTATGCTAACGCTACTTTAGAAGACTGTTATCACATACAAGATGTTATTGAGACTTATGGCAGGGCCTCGGGGCAGTTAGTCAACTTTGATAAGAGTTCGGTAGTTTTCAGCAAGAATGTGTCAGAGTACATGAAGGGAGAGGTATCTAGCTATTTGGGAGTGCAGGTGGTGGCTTCCCATGAAAAATATTTGGGTTTGCCTACTTATGTTGGGAGGAAGAAGACTTCTACCTTCCAATACATCAAGGATAATTTGGCGAAGAAGTTAGCAAATTGGCAAGGGAAGATGCTGAGTGGGGCTGGAAAAGATATTCTAATCAAGGTTGTAGCTCAAGCTTTGCCTTCTTATGCTATGAGTGTTTTCCAATTAACGAAGAATTTTTGTGATGATCTAGAGCAGATGTGTGCTCGTTTTTGGTGGGGTAGTACTTTAGATAAGAGAAAGATTCACTGGAAAACTTGGAAGGCTTTGTGTAACCCTAAGGAAGAAGGAGGTTTAGGGTTTCGTAGCTTGTCAAATTTCAACAATGCAATGCTTGCAAAACAAGCTTGGAGGGTAGTGACTAACCCCACGAGTTTGGTTGCTCGAATTTTCAAGGCTAAATATTTTCCAGATACTTCTTTTTGGATGACAACTCCTCATGATTCTCCTTCTTTCTCGTGGAGAAGCTTGTTCTCCACAAGGGAGTTTCTAAGGCAGAGTTCCTATTGGCAAATTGGCGATGGTAATACTGTTAACATTTGGTCAGACTGTTGGTTGCCTGGTGTACAAGATTTTAAGCCAATGGATAATAGCATTGCTGCTAATGAGGTTCAACAGGTTAGCGATTTAATGATTCAAGCAGGATTGTGGAATACTAGTTTGATTCGAAGGCTTTTCCCATTGACAGAGGCTGATGCTATCTTGAGCCTCCCTTTAAGTTCAAGATATGTTGATGACAGAGTTGTGTGGAGACTAGAGAAAAATGGTCGGTTTTCTGTTAAAACAGCTTATCGATTTGATTTTGCTACTTCTAATGCTAGAAGTCCATTCCATTTGTCGGTGGGTGTGGCTCTTTGGAAAAAGCTTTGGAAGGTGAATATACCTAGCTCGGCTAAGATTCATATTTGGAGAGTTTGTCATAACATTTTGCCTTCAATGGAGAGATTAGAGTCAAAAATGGTGGTGCTGGATTCTCAGGTATGTGTTTTGTGTTCATCCGCAATTGAGACAACTTTACATCTTTGCAGAGATTGTCCTTTTACGAAGCAAATACTCCAATCTAATGGAGCTTTGAGTCAGGTGTGTTTTAATCCTCACACTGAGAATTGTGACATCTTAGGATGGTTTAGCTTTTGTGTTCAAGAGCTTTCTTTGATGGATTTGGGTGATTTAATTCATCTACTTTGGGGCGTATGGAAAGAGAGAAATTGTAGAGTTTGGGAGAATAAGAGTCTTCCTGCTTGTGACGTGTTGATTAAGTCTATGACCAGACTACATGCTTTTAGGTTTTATACTCTGAAAATGGGAATTGGTCGCACTGCAAGGTTTGCACGTTGGTCAGCCCCGCCTTTGGGATGGTACAAGATAAATGTTGATGGGTCTTTTGATCACACAACAAGGAATGGTGGTATTGGTTTTGTTATCAGAGACCATCAGGGAGCGTTTTTGGCAGGGGGAGGTCGACCACTACATGGTCTGCTTTCTCCTGAACATGCTGAAGTATTGGCTTGTGATATGGCAGTGCAGTTTGCTGTGGACAATGGCTTTGTTCCAGCTATCATGGAGACGGACGCACAGAGCGTGCAGAGGCAATTAACTAAGTCTGATGGGAGTAATGTTTCCCTGTTGGGTCGCTTGTATGATGATCTTGTTTTGAGGTTGGAGAGCCATTCTAATCTGAAAATTGTTCACATCAGCATAAATGCAAATAAGGTTGCACACATTATGGCAGCAAGGGCTACTACTGAGCTGCAgagtttcttttatttttctactTCCCCTGTTTTCTTATTAGCTGCGTTAGCAGCTGAAACCATTCCTTTGTAA
- the LOC133714506 gene encoding uncharacterized protein LOC133714506 — translation MACNYCKEVGHFKNQCPKLRRFNYNNSGWRGGNNIGGRGGRGGGQRGKAAVQLVPEPDFYGIAGQDPSQGNVSLTKGTRESVHQGDHGQGRPEGETVSLGLHVRRANTSTGTAFSPDIEF, via the exons ATGGCTTGCAACTATTGCAAGGAAGTTGGccatttcaagaatcaatgtcCTAAGCTGCGAAGATTTAATTACAACAACTCTGGTTGgagaggaggcaataatattGGAGGACGTGGAGGACGTGGTGGTGGTCAAAGAGGCAAAGCGGCAGTCCAATTGGTGCCAGAACCTGACTTCTACGGCATTGCAGGGCAAGATCCCTCACAGGGTAATGTTTCCTTGACTAAGGgaactcgag aatctgtgcaccagggtgatcatgggcaagggagacctgagggggagactgtttcacttggattgcatgtacgcagAGCCAACACAAGCACCGGAACAGCCTTTAGCCCTGACATTGAATTCTGA
- the LOC133716540 gene encoding LOW QUALITY PROTEIN: disease resistance protein RUN1-like (The sequence of the model RefSeq protein was modified relative to this genomic sequence to represent the inferred CDS: inserted 1 base in 1 codon; substituted 1 base at 1 genomic stop codon), whose amino-acid sequence MPGEASSSNSPPCRFSYDVFLSFRGEDTRKTFTDHFYTALVNAGIRTFRDDDEIERGRDIKPELNKAIHRSRSSVVVFSKDYASSRWCLDELVVILQRHADDARGHVVLPVFYDIDPSHVRKQTGSFAAAFARYRKTQSPEKVQSEAPAQVADLAGMVLQNQADGYESKFIQKIVKVIGRKLSRTPLSVAPNLIGIHSRVKNISLWLQDGSTDVGTLVIYGMSGIEKTTIAKFVYNSNFRRFEGSSFLENIKEISEQPNGLVQIQMQLLSNILNGRKVIIHSVSEGITKIADTINSKRVLLVLDDVDHLDQLDAVLRLHGRFYPGSKIIITTRHLRLLKAQXVTKVHNVXTLDYKESLELFSWHAFGQGLPIESYMKLSEKVVHQSGGLPLALKVLGSSLFGESLTVWESALQKLEAIPNGEIMNKLKISYESLQDDHDRKLFLHIACFFIGNDRYNIVRLLDECNLYTTVGIQNLVDRGLVTLDGYDKVQMHNVIRDMGRGIVCQESEDPEKRSRLWHYKDSIKVLTEKNGTETIEGLVLNRHMHPANTPSINSNETILESNAFARMCKLRLLHLSNVQLNGCYKELPTKLRWLCWHAFPLDCIPTDFPMANLVVLEMHNSSLTQIWKGTKYLPSLKILDLSYSHGLTETASFSPCPNLEKLVLVDCAGLINVHESIGSLERLVYLNMKNCKNIRMLPKNICMLKLLETLIISGCSNLNMFPMEMMKNMESLKVLETNEIPINQLRFTGGDINSSPGRSICIFWTCLPHSLVELSLSGCNLLDDGFPGNFGNLSSLKRLGLQDNPICSLPNCVGDMKRLDKLSFCFCKRLKSLLGLPKVDELYVYACHSLEKITYQSSLCKVNNVFGQMCSLVENEYMYKLEPIGSVDVEMIDVLGLCNLEPMRTVQLMQPQASDHYLCPIQGLHEGGIFSTFLSGNEVPGLFSHKSTESSISFVVPLA is encoded by the exons ATGCCTGGTGAAGCATCCTCTTCCAATTCTCCTCCTTGTCGATTTAGCTACGACGTGTTCCTCAGTTTCAGAGGCGAAGACACCCGCAAGACTTTCACCGACCACTTCTACACGGCCCTGGTCAACGCCGGAATCCGCACTTTTCGAGACGACGACGAAATCGAGAGAGGACGCGATATCAAGCCGGAGCTGAACAAAGCCATCCACCGATCACGCAGCTCCGTCGTCGTCTTTTCCAAAGACTACGCCTCTTCCCGATGGTGCCTCGACGAGCTTGTCGTCATTCTCCAACGCCACGCCGACGACGCTCGCGGTCATGTCGTTTTGCCGGTGTTCTACGACATCGATCCGTCTCATGTGAGGAAGCAGACCGGAAGTTTTGCCGCAGCTTTTGCTAGATACCGGAAAACTCAATCGCCGGAGAAG gtacagagTGAAGCACCTGCACAAGTTGCAGATCTGGCTGGGATGGTGTTGCAGAACCAAGCTGATGG GTACGAATCAAAGTTTATCCAAAAGATTGTTAAAGTGATTGGAAGAAAACTAAGTCGCACACCCTTGAGTGTTGCCCCAAACCTTATTGGCATCCATTCTCGAGTCAAAAACATTAGTTTATGGTTACAAGATGGATCAACTGATGTTGGCACACTTGTAATTTATGGGATGAGTGGAATAGAGAAGACAACCATTGCAAAATTTGTTTACAATTCAAACTTCAGAAGATTTGAAGGAAGTAGTTTCCTTGAAAATATCAAAGAAATCTCAGAACAACCCAATGGCTTAGTTCAAATACAAATGCAACTTCTTTCTAATATCTTAAACGGAAGAAAGGTGATAATACACAGTGTTAGTGAAGGAATCACTAAGATTGCAGATACCATAAACTCTAAAAGagttcttcttgttcttgatgatgtggatCATTTGGACCAATTAGATGCAGTACTTAGGTTGCACGGCCGGTTTTATCCAGGAAGTAAAATCATAATAACAACCAGGCATTTGAGGTTGTTAAAGGCTCAGTAAGTTACTAAGGTGCATAATG GAACTTTGGATTACAAGGAATCATTGGAACTCTTCAGTTGGCATGCTTTCGGGCAGGGCCTTCCCATCGAAAGTTACATGAAACTTTCAGAGAAAGTAGTACACCAGAGTGGAGGACTTCCGTTAGCTCTTAAAGTTTTGGGCTCTTCTTTATTTGGGGAAAGTTTAACTGTATGGGAAAGTGCATTACAGAAATTAGAAGCTATTCCTAATGGTGAAATCAtgaataaactcaaaataagcTACGAGTCTTTACAAGATGATCATGACCGCAAGTTGTTCCTCCACATTGCTTGTTTCTTTATTGGAAATGACAGATATAACATTGTGAGGTTACTAGATGAGTGCAATTTGTATACTACTGTTGGCATTCAAAATCTTGTTGATAGAGGTTTAGTAACCCTTGATGGATATGATAAGGTGCAGATGCATAATGTTATCCGTGACATGGGAAGAGGAATTGTTTGCCAAGAATCAGAGGATCCTGAAAAACGCAGTAGGTTATGGCATTATAAGGATTCTATCAAAGTACTCACAGAAAAGAAT GGTACTGAGACCATTGAAGGTCTTGTCCTGAACAGGCATATGCACCCTGCAAACACTCCTTCAATAAACTCAAATGAGACAATCTTGGAAAGCAATGCATTTGCAAGGATGTGCAAACTGAGACTACTCCATCTTAGTAATGTACAACTCAATGGATGTTATAAAGAACTTCCTACAAAATTGAGATGGTTGTGTTGGCATGCATTTCCTCTGGATTGTATACCCACTGATTTTCCTATGGCAAACCTGGTTGTTCTTGAAATGCATAATAGCAGCTTGACACAAATCTGGAAAGGGACCAAA TATCTTCCATCATTGAAGATCCTTGATCTCAGCTATTCTCATGGCCTTACGGAAACTGCCAGTTTCTCACCTTGTCCCAATCTAGAGAAACTGGTTCTTGTAGATTGTGCAGGCCTGATTAATGTTCATGAATCAATTGGAAGCCTTGAGAGACTTGTTTACTTGAATATGAAAAATTGCAAAAATATTAGGATGCTTCCGAAGAATATTTGTATGCTGAAGTTACTTGAAACTCTTATTATATCTGGTTGCTCAAATCTGAATATGTTTCCAATGGAGATGATGAAGAACATGGAATCTCTTAAAGTGCTGGAAACAAATGAAATTCCAATAAATCAATTACGCTTTACCGGTGGTGACATCAACTCATCGCCGGGAAGAAGTATTTGTATCTTTTGGACTTGTTTACCTCACTCTTTGGTAGAATTAAGTTTAAGTGGGTGCAATCTCTTGGATGATGGTTTTCCTGGGAATTTTGGTAACCTATCCTCATTGAAGAGATTAGGCTTACAAGATAACCCAATTTGTAGCCTACCAAATTGCGTCGGAGATATGAAGAGGCTTGATAAACTCTCCTTTTGCTTTTGTAAAAGGCTGAAATCACTTTTAGGACTACCAAAAGTAGATGAATTGTATGTGTATGCTTGTCATTCATTGGAAAAGATAACATATCAATCAAGTTTGTGCAAAGTAAACAATGTCTTTGGTCAAATGTGTAGCCTAGTTGAGAATGAATACATGTACAAGTTAGAACCCATTGGAAGTGTTGATGTAGAAATGATCGATGTTTTGGGGTTGTGCAACTTGGAACCTATGAGAACCGTTCAGCTGATGCAACCACAAGCCTCAGATCATTATCTGTGTCCGATCCAG GGACTGCATGAAGGTGGCATATTCAGCACATTCCTGTCTGGAAATGAGGTTCCAGGTCTGTTCAGTCATAAGAGTACAGAGTCCTCAATATCTTTTGTCGTGCCTTTAGCTTGA
- the LOC133718798 gene encoding uncharacterized protein LOC133718798, with protein MLQLTTVGKNKKRKSMKASLPRPQTRLQSQAQSEHAFVTPTRGQIEIFGEAGQNVSYAQARKTRGITQGLGTQALINACKQRIPIRTNGEHKLPQNVRANIKFRSEIGIQTRQNAPLMVKRWKEVSASDKEKITKALAIKFDFDGTDPVVRKFIEAHMSKSYSLWRSRLNKHYKQHAYDPEYARAHPPVKLFYNREMAEWEWLCDELFTDEDYQKRCKINSANRNKQEYDHLESLPPYPKHIAAAQEMPVESIKKDSEYDDDEDDVDDNGNDHDDDDNDVDYNVDDDYVGYNDHVDANDEDDVDDNVGRNLEVEVDNVEERGNQSVSTNTEKSSGKRKLSSFTNVHGESSKKRREIAEQRFTDSAPLRGNDEVQSVSKEVSDEEYLMQCFGILNKMDEIDDDSYSKALKLFRGDATWRKLFVGMPEKRRKNFILNLFCT; from the exons ATGTTGCAATTAACAACAGTGGGCAAGAACAAGAAGAGGAAGTCAATGAAGGCAAGCCTGCCACGCCCACAAACACGTCTGCAATCACAAGCACAGTCAGAACATGCATTCGTCACCCCAACTAGGGGGCAAATAGAAATTTTTG GTGAAGCAGGTCAGAATGTTTCTTATGCACAGGCCAGGAAAACCCGTGGCATTACACAGGGGTTGGGAACTCAAGCTCTGATCAATGCTTGCAAGCAGAGGATTCCAATCCGTACGAATGGTGAGCACAAGCTCCCCCAGAATGTTCGAGCCAATATTAAGTTTAGGTCAGAGATTGGGATACAAACGCGTCAGAATGCTCCACTTATGGTCAAGCGCTGGAAAGAAGTCTCTGCTTCGGATAAGGAAAAAATCACCAAGGCCTTGGCG ATTAAGTTTGATTTTGATGGTACGGACCCGGTTGTAAGGAAATTTATTGAGGCTCATATGTCCAAGTCGTACTCACTATGGAGGAGCAGGCTGAACAAACATTACAAGCAGCATGCTTATGACCCTGAATATGCACGGGCACACCCTCCCGTAAAGCTGTTTTATAATAGAGAAATGGCTGAATGGGAGTGGTTGTGTGATGAATTATTCACAGATGAGGACTATCAG AAACGTTGCAAGATAAACTCTGCTAACCGGAATAAGCAAGAATACGATCATCTTGAGAGTTTACCACCCTACCCGAAACATATAGCAGCTGCACAAGAG ATGCCAGTAGAATCAATAAAAAAGGATTCTgagtatgatgatgatgaggatgatgTTGATGATAATGGTAAtgatcatgatgatgatgataatgatgttgattataatgttgatgatgattatgTTGGTTATAATGATCATGTTGATGCTAATGATGAGGATGATGTTGATGATAATGTTGGAAGAAACCTAGAAGTTGAGGTTGATAATGTTGAAGAGCGTGGAAATCAAAGTGTATCCACCAATACCGAGAAAAGTAGTGGAAAGAGAAAGCTCTCATCCTTTACCAATGTGCATGGTGAGAGTTCAAAGAAGAGACGTGAAATAGCTGAGCAAAGATTTACCGATTCTGCACCTCTGCGTGGTAATGATGAGGTTCAATCAGTTTCAAAGGAGGTTAGCGATGAAGAATACTTGATGCAATGTTTTGGAATTTTGAACAAGATGGACGAAATTGATGATGACAGTTACTCAAAAGCCTTGAAGCTCTTCCGCGGCGATGCTACTTGGAGAAAGCTGTTTGTGGGAATGCCGGAGAAGAGGAGAAAAAATTTCATCCTCAATCTTTTCTGTACATGA